The proteins below come from a single Acidimicrobiia bacterium genomic window:
- a CDS encoding LLM class F420-dependent oxidoreductase, whose amino-acid sequence MRLGLNVGYAGARLEPRLDLVLEADRLGYHSVWVAEAYGSDAVSMLSWYGALTEQIRLGSAIMQIPARTPAMTAMTAVTLSEMSGGRFLLGLGLSGPQVVEGWHGEAYGSPLVKTREYVSIVQSLIAREKSVFAGEHYRLPYDGPGATGLGKPLRLTLHATHDIPLYLAAIGPKNVALTAEIADGWLPFWYAPAHADEVFRGSLEDGFARSGDPGKADRFDIVPSVPAILTEDPDQARWAVKPLLALYVGGMGAKGKNFYFDLACRYGYEEAATEIQEHYLGARRSEAIAAVPDALVDEVALIGSREQIADGLAVWRESGVTTLAVIAQDVDTVRVMAELVL is encoded by the coding sequence ATGCGGTTGGGTCTCAACGTCGGCTACGCCGGAGCGCGCCTCGAGCCTCGTCTCGACCTAGTGCTCGAGGCCGATCGCCTCGGGTACCACTCGGTGTGGGTGGCCGAGGCGTACGGGAGTGACGCCGTGTCGATGCTGTCGTGGTACGGCGCCCTGACGGAGCAGATCCGCCTGGGGTCGGCGATCATGCAGATCCCCGCCCGGACGCCGGCGATGACCGCGATGACCGCGGTGACCCTGTCGGAGATGTCCGGCGGGCGCTTCCTCCTCGGACTGGGTCTCTCCGGCCCGCAGGTGGTGGAAGGCTGGCACGGCGAGGCCTACGGATCCCCACTGGTCAAGACCCGCGAGTACGTGTCGATCGTGCAGTCGCTGATCGCCCGGGAGAAGTCGGTGTTCGCCGGTGAGCACTACCGCCTGCCGTACGACGGTCCTGGCGCCACCGGTCTGGGGAAACCGTTGCGGCTCACCCTCCACGCCACGCACGACATCCCGCTCTACCTGGCGGCGATCGGCCCGAAGAACGTGGCGCTGACGGCTGAGATCGCCGACGGTTGGCTGCCCTTTTGGTATGCCCCGGCGCACGCCGACGAGGTGTTCCGGGGCTCGTTGGAGGACGGGTTCGCCCGCAGCGGCGATCCGGGCAAGGCGGACCGTTTCGACATCGTGCCGTCCGTCCCGGCGATCCTCACCGAGGATCCCGACCAGGCGCGCTGGGCGGTCAAGCCGCTGTTGGCGCTGTACGTGGGCGGCATGGGGGCGAAGGGCAAGAACTTCTACTTCGACCTCGCTTGCCGCTACGGGTACGAGGAAGCCGCCACCGAGATCCAGGAGCACTACCTGGGTGCCCGCCGGAGTGAGGCGATCGCTGCGGTCCCCGACGCCCTCGTCGACGAGGTGGCGCTCATCGGCTCGCGTGAACAGATCGCCGACGGCCTGGCGGTCTGGCGGGAGTCGGGGGTGACGACACTCGCCGTCATCGCCCAGGACGTCGACACGGTGCGGGTGATGGCGGAGTTGGTGCTTTAG